Proteins encoded within one genomic window of Flavobacterium sp. NG2:
- a CDS encoding PAS domain S-box protein, with translation MNGNLPTYDELELKIKEQNELINDLIEQNKVLESKTNLFSENDPPVIGGNLNDNEILTNIFESITDAFVSLDKNWCYTYVNKKAGDIFGREPNSLIGKYIWSEFPEGIDKPFYKAYYEAVKTQKKIHIEEYYEPYDLWFENLIYPSPNGLLIFFKDVTLQKKAQNLIIESEKRFRALVENNDEIISVVDENMKVIFRTASSEKITGMSFDKEKESSALVHLHPDFIEYTQQKVKESLANPNLNIPVLFQVKHQEGHYIWLEGTINNKLNDGVINGIVVNLRDVTEREQITTSLLDERDKFIKIAATSPGLIYSMRQTTDGSISFPYMSEALKDIFGFQYKAIEKDANIIFDSIYPEDKMFLMENIHKTKSELVPLHCEYRFIHPIKGIVWHEVHSLPVLEPDGSVICHGIITDITQKVNATLKLEKSRRLYYFISQINQMIVQTTDQESLFRNACDIAVNIGKFKMACIGLLDHQTKHFVPVMSAGEDNGYIDILKTVTIEGNVPEGKGPAGTSLREGRNVVCNDIENDIYMAPWKTEVLKRGFRSVMSLPIKKFGETVGLFIFYSDEVGFFDKEEEELLDEATGDVSFALELFEKELQRQKIEKDLIESEQRYHTLAEISPVAIVRADLEGNITYVNSNTKSMTGLSFEQIQNNGWFDAVHPDDVERVVKLWTQMIEKKEKQSDECRFVYPDGSYIWALGIGVPEYNSENELVGYIATLTDITQSKITEEELRKSNERFEMISSATNDVVFELDLVTNKSWHNNVHDEILGDLKRECLAKESRLVWRSKLHPDDKVRIIESIEEAYNSQAKSWSGEFRFLKKDGNYGDFYERIIIMRNDLGEPIRIIGSMLDITELKKTEEEFKKVNKKLEGVFNALPDLLFEIGGDGIIKNYHSHRDELLTVPSEQFIGKPYVDILPPDAAKVCEAALLEAYEHGYSTGKQYMLELPIGKHWFELSISRLDNKEFKDTMFICLSREVTKTKKIEESLIKSKKRYRGLLSNLEAAIIVYSAECTIIMQNNKAAELFNVNFEDKESLQNIETKLVFYDEYENVISVDTNPVNQILKTNKPIKNLVGKFKNTPLNKSKWVLVNGFPLWNESGDIDEIVISFIDITGQKLMENEIKKAKEQAEAANKAKTDFLANMSHEIRTPLNGIIGFSHLLMESNSIENQKEYYATINESATTLMQIVNDVLDFSKIESGNLELEIEEVNLVDLCYQIIYLFKHQAHQKNIDLVFNIDENLPQLIYADSVRLKQVLVNLIGNAIKFTEKGEVSLIVKMENSKAKGITQIYFLVKDTGIGIKSFNNEKIFKSFVQEDNSTSRKFGGTGLGLAISNQLLGLMGSRLELKSKFGVGSEFYFTIQFETVITEGAEDIVKEKEEHLDRVIIPAFKSVLLVEDNKINMLLAKTLIKKIIPNCTINEAYNGEEAIEQCNVKNVDLIFMDIQMPIKNGYEATAEIRKNKKFAKIPIIALTAGILVGEKEKCFEYGMNDYLSKPIIFTDLEQILHKWCD, from the coding sequence ATGAACGGAAATTTACCTACTTATGATGAACTGGAGTTAAAGATTAAAGAACAGAATGAGCTTATTAATGATTTAATAGAGCAAAATAAAGTTTTGGAATCGAAAACTAATCTGTTTTCTGAAAATGATCCCCCAGTAATAGGAGGGAATTTAAACGATAATGAGATATTAACTAATATTTTTGAAAGTATTACTGATGCATTTGTTTCGTTAGATAAAAATTGGTGCTATACTTATGTCAATAAGAAGGCAGGAGATATTTTTGGTAGAGAACCTAATAGTTTGATAGGAAAGTATATTTGGAGTGAGTTTCCTGAAGGAATAGACAAGCCGTTTTATAAAGCCTATTATGAGGCAGTTAAGACACAAAAGAAAATTCATATTGAAGAATATTACGAACCATATGATTTATGGTTTGAAAATTTAATTTATCCGTCTCCTAATGGATTATTAATATTTTTTAAAGATGTCACTTTACAAAAAAAAGCTCAAAATTTAATTATTGAGAGTGAAAAACGATTTAGAGCTTTAGTTGAAAATAATGATGAGATTATTTCGGTGGTTGATGAAAATATGAAAGTTATTTTTAGAACGGCTTCTTCAGAAAAAATCACAGGCATGTCTTTTGATAAGGAGAAAGAATCATCAGCCTTAGTACATTTACATCCTGATTTTATTGAATATACTCAGCAAAAAGTTAAAGAATCATTAGCGAATCCTAATCTTAATATTCCTGTTTTATTTCAAGTAAAACATCAAGAGGGACATTATATTTGGTTAGAAGGTACAATAAACAATAAATTGAATGATGGTGTCATTAATGGTATCGTAGTGAATCTTAGAGATGTTACAGAGAGAGAGCAGATTACCACTAGTTTACTAGACGAAAGAGATAAATTTATTAAAATAGCAGCAACTTCTCCGGGGTTAATTTATTCAATGAGACAAACTACAGATGGTAGTATAAGTTTTCCTTATATGAGTGAGGCCTTAAAAGATATTTTTGGATTTCAATATAAAGCTATTGAGAAGGATGCTAATATCATTTTTGATTCTATTTATCCAGAAGACAAAATGTTTTTGATGGAGAATATCCACAAAACAAAGTCAGAATTAGTACCGTTGCATTGTGAATATAGATTTATTCATCCTATAAAAGGGATAGTGTGGCATGAAGTACATTCTTTACCCGTTCTTGAACCTGATGGTTCTGTTATATGTCACGGTATAATTACTGATATTACACAAAAAGTTAATGCGACACTAAAACTTGAAAAATCGCGTCGACTCTATTACTTTATAAGTCAAATTAATCAAATGATTGTTCAAACCACTGATCAAGAAAGTTTGTTTAGAAACGCTTGTGATATCGCAGTCAATATAGGGAAGTTTAAAATGGCTTGTATTGGTTTATTGGATCATCAGACCAAACATTTTGTACCAGTAATGTCTGCTGGTGAGGATAATGGTTATATTGATATATTAAAAACAGTAACTATTGAAGGTAATGTTCCAGAAGGAAAAGGACCTGCTGGAACTAGTTTGCGTGAAGGACGTAATGTGGTATGTAATGATATTGAGAACGATATTTATATGGCACCTTGGAAAACTGAAGTTCTTAAGAGAGGTTTTCGTTCTGTTATGTCATTGCCTATTAAAAAATTTGGAGAAACAGTAGGACTTTTTATATTTTATTCAGACGAAGTTGGTTTTTTCGATAAAGAAGAAGAGGAGTTGCTGGATGAAGCTACTGGTGATGTTTCATTTGCTTTAGAGTTATTTGAAAAAGAACTACAAAGGCAAAAAATAGAAAAAGATTTAATTGAAAGTGAACAAAGGTATCATACCCTTGCCGAAATTTCTCCTGTTGCCATCGTTCGAGCAGATTTAGAAGGTAATATTACATATGTTAATTCGAATACTAAATCGATGACAGGACTATCCTTTGAGCAAATTCAAAATAATGGTTGGTTTGATGCAGTACATCCTGATGATGTTGAGAGGGTAGTCAAACTTTGGACTCAAATGATTGAGAAAAAAGAAAAACAATCAGATGAATGTCGTTTTGTCTATCCTGACGGAAGTTATATTTGGGCATTAGGTATTGGAGTGCCTGAGTACAATTCTGAAAATGAATTGGTGGGCTATATTGCAACTTTGACAGATATTACCCAAAGTAAAATTACAGAAGAAGAATTAAGAAAATCGAATGAAAGGTTCGAAATGATTTCATCGGCCACAAATGATGTGGTGTTTGAATTAGATTTGGTCACAAATAAAAGTTGGCATAATAACGTACATGATGAAATACTTGGAGATTTGAAGAGAGAATGTTTGGCTAAAGAAAGTAGATTAGTATGGAGGTCAAAACTACATCCCGATGATAAAGTCAGAATTATTGAGTCTATAGAAGAGGCTTATAATAGTCAAGCTAAATCTTGGTCGGGGGAATTTCGATTTTTAAAAAAAGATGGTAATTATGGCGATTTTTATGAACGAATTATTATTATGCGCAATGATTTAGGCGAGCCAATACGGATTATTGGTTCTATGTTAGATATAACAGAACTTAAAAAAACTGAAGAAGAATTTAAAAAAGTAAATAAAAAATTAGAAGGAGTTTTTAATGCCTTACCGGATTTATTATTTGAAATTGGGGGTGATGGAATTATAAAAAATTATCATTCACATCGAGATGAACTATTAACTGTTCCTTCGGAACAATTTATAGGAAAGCCCTATGTGGATATATTACCTCCTGATGCAGCGAAAGTGTGTGAAGCAGCACTATTAGAAGCCTATGAACATGGATATTCAACAGGGAAACAATATATGCTAGAGTTACCCATTGGGAAACATTGGTTTGAGCTTTCGATCTCAAGATTAGACAATAAAGAATTTAAAGACACGATGTTTATTTGTCTTTCTAGAGAAGTAACGAAGACAAAGAAAATTGAAGAATCGCTTATAAAAAGTAAAAAAAGATACCGTGGTTTGTTAAGTAATCTTGAGGCAGCAATTATAGTTTATAGTGCTGAATGTACTATTATAATGCAAAATAATAAAGCAGCAGAATTATTTAATGTAAATTTTGAGGATAAAGAGTCTTTACAAAATATTGAAACAAAACTTGTTTTTTACGACGAATATGAAAATGTAATTTCTGTTGATACAAATCCTGTAAATCAAATATTAAAGACTAATAAACCGATTAAAAATTTAGTTGGAAAATTTAAAAATACTCCTTTAAATAAAAGTAAGTGGGTCTTAGTAAACGGTTTTCCATTATGGAATGAGAGTGGAGATATTGATGAAATTGTTATTAGTTTTATTGATATTACTGGGCAAAAACTAATGGAAAATGAAATTAAAAAGGCCAAAGAACAAGCAGAAGCTGCCAACAAAGCAAAAACCGACTTCCTGGCTAATATGAGCCATGAGATTCGAACACCTTTAAACGGAATTATTGGTTTTTCTCATCTGTTAATGGAATCTAATTCTATAGAAAACCAAAAAGAATATTATGCAACGATCAATGAGTCAGCAACTACTTTGATGCAAATTGTAAATGATGTCCTTGATTTTTCTAAAATTGAATCAGGTAATTTAGAATTAGAAATAGAAGAAGTTAATCTAGTTGATCTATGTTATCAGATAATTTATTTGTTCAAACACCAAGCCCATCAGAAAAATATTGATTTGGTATTTAATATTGATGAAAATCTTCCACAATTAATATATGCTGATTCCGTTCGATTAAAGCAGGTTCTAGTAAATTTGATAGGGAATGCTATAAAATTTACAGAAAAAGGTGAAGTAAGCTTAATTGTTAAAATGGAAAATTCAAAAGCTAAGGGAATTACTCAGATTTATTTCTTGGTTAAAGATACAGGGATTGGAATTAAGTCCTTTAACAATGAAAAAATATTTAAATCCTTTGTTCAAGAAGATAATTCTACTAGCAGAAAATTTGGAGGAACAGGTTTAGGCTTGGCTATTTCTAATCAATTGTTAGGTTTGATGGGGAGTCGATTGGAATTAAAATCCAAATTTGGAGTTGGAAGTGAATTCTATTTTACAATTCAATTTGAGACTGTAATTACTGAAGGTGCAGAAGATATTGTAAAAGAAAAAGAGGAACATTTAGATAGAGTAATTATACCAGCTTTTAAATCTGTTTTGCTAGTTGAAGACAATAAAATCAATATGCTTTTGGCTAAAACATTAATCAAAAAAATAATTCCTAATTGTACAATTAATGAAGCCTATAATGGTGAAGAAGCCATAGAACAATGTAATGTGAAAAATGTTGATCTCATTTTTATGGATATTCAAATGCCAATTAAAAATGGATATGAAGCTACTGCTGAAATTAGAAAAAATAAAAAATTTGCTAAAATTCCAATAATTGCACTTACTGCAGGAATATTGGTTGGTGAAAAAGAAAAGTGTTTTGAATATGGGATGAATGATTACCTGTCCAAGCCAATTATTTTTACAGATTTGGAGCAAATACTTCACAAATGGTGTGATTAA
- a CDS encoding ABC transporter ATP-binding protein, with protein sequence MSIQVQNISKSYASTLAVDSVSFEVKKGELFGLIGPDGAGKTTLFRILTTLLLADEGKTTVTEFDVVKDYISIRNSVGYMPGRFSLYLDLTVEENLRFFATIFGTTIETNYDLIKDIYVQIEPFKNRRAGALSGGMKQKLALCCALIHKPTVLFLDEPTTGVDPVSRKEFWEMLQRLKQKGITILVSTPYMDEAALCDRIALIQKGKILAIDSPQNMIQNFPKNIYEVRSNNTYQLIQDLKMYPTQHSVYAFGEYIHYTDTLSDFDMQQLKNYLSSKNHLDIEIRPSLTTIEDVFMEYSKHPKTIQ encoded by the coding sequence ATGAGTATTCAAGTTCAAAATATTTCCAAATCCTATGCCTCAACTTTAGCAGTTGATTCGGTTTCATTTGAGGTGAAAAAAGGAGAGCTTTTTGGCCTTATAGGTCCAGATGGAGCGGGAAAAACAACGCTTTTTAGAATATTAACCACCCTTCTGTTAGCAGATGAAGGAAAAACAACTGTAACAGAATTTGATGTCGTTAAAGATTATATTTCGATTCGAAATTCTGTTGGCTATATGCCTGGGAGATTCTCCCTTTATTTAGATTTGACAGTTGAAGAAAACCTTCGTTTTTTTGCAACTATCTTCGGAACAACAATTGAAACTAATTATGATTTAATCAAAGATATTTACGTTCAAATTGAACCTTTTAAAAATAGACGTGCTGGCGCTTTATCTGGCGGTATGAAACAAAAACTAGCGCTCTGTTGTGCATTGATTCACAAACCAACAGTACTTTTTTTAGACGAACCCACCACGGGAGTAGATCCTGTTTCCCGAAAAGAATTCTGGGAAATGCTTCAACGACTCAAACAAAAAGGGATTACCATACTTGTTTCTACCCCATATATGGACGAAGCTGCTTTATGCGACCGTATAGCTTTGATTCAAAAAGGAAAAATATTAGCTATTGATTCGCCTCAAAACATGATTCAAAATTTTCCGAAAAACATCTATGAGGTTCGCTCCAACAATACTTACCAATTAATACAAGATTTAAAAATGTATCCCACTCAACATAGTGTCTATGCGTTTGGCGAATACATTCATTATACTGACACCCTATCCGACTTTGACATGCAACAGTTGAAAAATTATTTGAGTAGCAAAAATCATTTGGATATTGAAATTCGTCCTTCATTAACAACGATTGAAGATGTTTTTATGGAGTATTCTAAACACCCAAAAACCATCCAATGA
- a CDS encoding ABC transporter ATP-binding protein: protein MKIIEVKNLSKQFGDFTAVDSISFDVMKGEIFGFLGANGAGKTTAMKMLIGISTPTEGKAKVAGYDVKTQTEMVKKSIGYMSQKFSMYDDLTLKENISFFGGIYGLSRNKIKEKSAQLITELGLEEVADKLISELPMGWKQKLSFSVAMLHEPKIVFLDEPTGGVDPITRRQFWEMIYEQAHKGTTIFVTTHYMDEAEYCDRVSIMVEGKIEALDSPKNLKKQYNVDSMNAVFLKLARNVE from the coding sequence ATGAAAATCATAGAAGTAAAAAACCTCAGCAAACAATTTGGAGATTTCACGGCCGTGGATTCCATTTCATTTGATGTGATGAAAGGAGAAATTTTTGGTTTTCTAGGAGCCAATGGTGCTGGAAAAACAACAGCAATGAAAATGTTAATTGGTATTTCTACTCCTACTGAAGGCAAAGCTAAAGTTGCGGGTTATGATGTCAAGACACAAACAGAAATGGTCAAAAAAAGCATTGGCTACATGAGTCAAAAATTCTCTATGTATGATGATTTGACACTCAAGGAAAATATTAGTTTTTTTGGTGGTATCTATGGGTTAAGTCGTAACAAAATAAAAGAGAAATCCGCACAGCTAATTACAGAACTCGGACTGGAAGAGGTAGCCGATAAATTAATCAGCGAATTGCCGATGGGCTGGAAACAAAAACTTTCCTTCTCTGTAGCCATGTTGCATGAGCCTAAAATTGTTTTTCTAGACGAACCAACAGGTGGTGTTGACCCCATTACCCGAAGACAGTTTTGGGAAATGATTTACGAACAAGCACATAAAGGAACGACCATTTTTGTCACTACACATTATATGGATGAAGCCGAATATTGCGACCGAGTGTCTATTATGGTCGAAGGAAAAATAGAAGCCTTAGATAGCCCTAAAAATTTAAAAAAACAGTACAATGTCGATTCTATGAACGCTGTGTTTTTAAAATTGGCTCGAAATGTAGAATAA
- a CDS encoding YceI family protein: MKNLKTIALALVVAFSSVAVSAQSKKIDASKSTINWVGKKVTGKHNGTVNFKEGQLIFKGNNVAGGSFTVDMTSLTATDLSGEYQGKLNGHLKSEDFFGTEKFPTSNLVFKKIATKANGVYSVTADLTIKGKTNPVNFDLTVKGNTATTKFNVDRTKYDIKYGSGSFFDNLGDKAISDEFELEVALQF, from the coding sequence ATGAAAAATTTAAAAACAATCGCTTTAGCACTAGTAGTCGCTTTCTCTTCAGTAGCCGTTTCGGCACAATCTAAAAAAATCGATGCCTCAAAAAGTACCATCAACTGGGTTGGTAAAAAAGTAACAGGAAAGCACAATGGTACCGTAAACTTCAAAGAAGGACAATTAATCTTTAAAGGAAATAACGTTGCAGGAGGTTCTTTTACTGTCGATATGACTTCATTAACAGCTACTGACCTTAGCGGTGAATACCAAGGAAAATTAAACGGTCACCTGAAGTCTGAAGATTTCTTTGGAACCGAAAAATTCCCAACATCCAATTTAGTTTTCAAAAAAATAGCAACCAAAGCTAATGGTGTTTATTCTGTAACTGCTGATTTAACTATCAAAGGAAAAACAAATCCAGTAAACTTCGATTTAACCGTAAAAGGAAATACAGCAACAACTAAATTCAATGTTGACAGAACAAAATATGACATCAAATACGGTTCAGGAAGTTTCTTTGACAACCTAGGAGACAAAGCTATTTCAGACGAATTCGAATTAGAAGTTGCTCTACAATTCTAA
- a CDS encoding MarR family winged helix-turn-helix transcriptional regulator: MKIEDITKTNGILNDSTRVILNIMYTEKVIVEHFSEILKPYDLSGEQYNVLRILRGQKGTPANMCLIQERMIAKTSNTTRLVDKLLLKELVTRKVCPDNRRKIEVLITQKGLDILAELDPKVIEHENTFAKKLTAQELHQLNELLEKYRNK, from the coding sequence ATGAAGATTGAAGACATAACTAAAACAAACGGTATTTTGAACGATTCAACAAGAGTCATATTGAATATTATGTACACCGAAAAAGTCATAGTGGAACATTTTAGCGAAATACTAAAACCTTACGATCTTTCAGGTGAACAATACAATGTACTAAGGATTTTAAGAGGTCAAAAAGGAACACCCGCTAATATGTGTTTGATACAAGAACGCATGATAGCAAAAACCAGTAATACCACCCGATTAGTTGATAAGTTATTATTAAAAGAATTGGTTACTCGCAAAGTTTGCCCAGATAACCGACGCAAAATAGAAGTCCTAATCACACAAAAAGGATTGGATATCCTAGCCGAATTAGACCCAAAAGTAATCGAACACGAGAATACTTTTGCTAAAAAACTAACAGCCCAGGAGCTACATCAATTAAACGAATTATTAGAAAAATACAGAAATAAATAA
- a CDS encoding NAD(P)H-dependent oxidoreductase — translation MSTFIEHQNWRYATKKFDATKKITNEDLSILKEAIRLSSSSYGLQPYKVLIVENPELRAKIQPAAWGQSQIVDASHLIVFANMTTMTETEIDNYLKNISDIREIPLESIAGYADFMKSKILTLSAETSNIWASKQTYLAMGNLLNAAAELKIDVTPMEGFVPAQVNEILGLDKLNLNASLIATLGYRHSEDLTQHYKKVRKSQEELFITI, via the coding sequence ATGAGTACATTTATAGAACACCAGAACTGGAGATACGCAACAAAAAAATTTGATGCCACAAAAAAAATTACAAACGAGGATTTATCCATCTTAAAAGAAGCAATTCGCTTAAGTTCTTCCTCCTATGGATTACAACCCTACAAAGTATTAATTGTAGAAAATCCAGAACTAAGAGCAAAAATCCAACCAGCAGCTTGGGGACAATCGCAAATCGTAGATGCTTCTCATCTAATTGTCTTTGCGAATATGACTACTATGACTGAAACTGAGATTGACAATTACCTAAAAAACATTAGCGATATTAGAGAAATACCTTTAGAATCAATTGCTGGATATGCTGATTTCATGAAGTCTAAAATACTAACTTTAAGTGCCGAAACTAGCAACATATGGGCTTCAAAACAAACCTATCTTGCTATGGGGAATCTTCTTAATGCAGCTGCCGAACTCAAAATCGATGTTACTCCAATGGAAGGTTTTGTTCCCGCACAAGTAAATGAAATTTTAGGGCTTGACAAACTTAATTTAAATGCAAGTCTAATTGCTACATTAGGATACAGACACAGTGAAGACCTAACACAACATTACAAGAAAGTCAGAAAATCACAAGAAGAATTATTCATAACAATATAA
- a CDS encoding ABC transporter permease, producing MKTILFIIQKEFRQIFRNKAMLPLLFVMPFMQLLILSNAASFEVKNIALSYIDHDHSAASRALISQFEASPYFKIIAQFPSKKEANLEMQKGKVAVILEIPQHFERNLMSQKNTVLSVAIDAIDGAAAAVENVYVSQIIGSYSQKIRTQLTQYNDGEIVTPKNILSIPSFWYNNTLNYKTFMVPGILVLLVTMLSLFLSSMNIVREKELGTLEQINVSPVKKHQFIIGKLFPFWMIGLFILTIGLLIAKFVFQVPMLGNIGLIYLFTSVYLLVVLGIGLFISNFTETQQQAMFIAWFFMVIFILMSGLFTPIESMPNWAQKITLFNPIRYFVEIIRMVLLKGAGFSDIKFQFLIISFYAFFLNAIAIWSYKKTN from the coding sequence ATGAAAACCATTTTATTTATCATTCAAAAAGAGTTTCGACAAATATTTAGGAACAAAGCCATGCTTCCTTTACTGTTTGTCATGCCGTTTATGCAACTACTTATTTTGTCAAACGCAGCTAGTTTTGAAGTTAAAAATATAGCTTTATCCTATATAGACCACGATCATTCAGCAGCTTCCAGAGCATTAATCAGTCAATTTGAGGCTTCGCCTTATTTCAAAATTATTGCTCAGTTCCCTTCCAAGAAGGAAGCTAACCTTGAAATGCAAAAAGGAAAAGTTGCAGTTATTTTAGAAATCCCACAACATTTTGAACGCAATCTTATGAGCCAAAAAAACACAGTTCTTTCGGTTGCGATTGATGCGATTGATGGTGCTGCAGCAGCTGTTGAAAATGTTTATGTTTCGCAAATCATTGGGAGTTACAGTCAAAAAATTCGAACCCAACTGACTCAATATAATGATGGAGAAATCGTTACTCCAAAAAACATCCTATCCATTCCTTCTTTTTGGTATAATAACACCTTGAATTATAAAACCTTCATGGTACCGGGAATTTTAGTCTTATTAGTAACCATGCTGTCATTATTTCTTTCGTCAATGAATATTGTTCGAGAAAAAGAATTAGGCACATTGGAACAAATTAATGTAAGTCCAGTTAAAAAACACCAATTCATCATTGGCAAATTATTCCCATTTTGGATGATAGGTCTCTTCATTTTAACGATTGGACTTCTAATCGCAAAATTTGTTTTTCAAGTTCCTATGTTGGGTAATATAGGATTAATCTATTTATTTACCTCCGTATATCTATTAGTGGTATTGGGAATCGGTTTGTTTATATCAAACTTTACCGAAACCCAACAACAAGCAATGTTTATTGCTTGGTTTTTTATGGTGATTTTTATTTTGATGAGCGGTCTTTTTACTCCTATAGAAAGCATGCCTAATTGGGCTCAGAAAATCACATTGTTTAATCCTATTCGTTATTTTGTCGAGATTATTCGAATGGTCCTATTAAAAGGGGCTGGTTTTTCAGACATCAAATTTCAATTTCTAATTATATCTTTTTATGCATTCTTTTTAAATGCTATTGCGATTTGGAGTTACAAGAAAACCAATTAA
- a CDS encoding ABC transporter permease: MKRFIGFVQKEFYHIFRDKRSMFILFGMPIVQIMLFGFAITNEINNVNIAILDHSKDTETKEIIAKINSSKYFHILQNLESESQIEPIFKKGKIKAVLVFEPDFSINRTTQNKAQVQIISDATDPNVANTITNYINAILQNYSNEKNVNSVANHQVSAQTQLYYNPELKGVFTFVPGVMTVILMLVSAMMTSISITREKELGTMEIILVSPLKPLQVIIGKVFPYIFLSIINATIILLLGFFVFKMPIHGNLLLLAFETILFIITALSLGILISTVANSQQTAMMMSLMGLMLPVIILSGFIFPISSMPIPLQIISNIIPAKWFIIIIKAVLLKGATIATIWKETLILTGMTLFFIGLSVKKYKIRLQ, translated from the coding sequence ATGAAAAGATTTATCGGTTTTGTCCAAAAAGAGTTTTACCACATTTTTAGAGATAAACGCTCAATGTTTATCCTTTTTGGAATGCCTATTGTTCAAATTATGCTATTTGGATTTGCTATTACAAACGAAATCAACAATGTAAACATTGCCATTCTGGATCATTCAAAAGATACCGAAACCAAAGAAATTATCGCTAAAATAAATTCATCGAAATATTTTCATATCCTTCAAAATCTAGAAAGTGAATCCCAAATAGAACCTATTTTTAAAAAAGGAAAAATAAAAGCCGTCTTAGTTTTTGAACCTGATTTTTCTATAAATAGAACCACACAAAACAAAGCACAGGTACAAATTATATCAGATGCCACTGACCCTAATGTAGCCAATACAATTACAAATTATATCAATGCTATCTTGCAAAATTATTCGAATGAAAAAAATGTAAATAGTGTCGCAAACCATCAAGTATCAGCACAAACACAATTGTATTACAATCCTGAACTTAAAGGTGTTTTTACTTTTGTCCCTGGCGTTATGACAGTCATTTTAATGTTAGTTTCAGCCATGATGACGTCTATTTCTATTACTCGAGAAAAAGAGTTGGGCACGATGGAAATCATACTAGTCTCTCCCTTAAAACCACTTCAAGTGATTATTGGAAAAGTTTTTCCTTATATTTTTCTATCGATAATCAATGCTACAATTATTTTGCTCTTAGGATTTTTTGTTTTCAAAATGCCTATTCATGGTAATTTGTTGTTATTAGCTTTTGAAACTATTTTGTTCATTATTACGGCACTTTCGTTGGGTATTTTAATTTCAACAGTGGCCAATTCACAACAAACAGCCATGATGATGTCATTAATGGGATTGATGTTGCCTGTTATCATTCTATCAGGTTTTATCTTTCCTATTTCGAGCATGCCGATACCCTTGCAAATCATTAGCAATATTATCCCTGCTAAATGGTTTATCATCATCATAAAAGCCGTTTTACTCAAAGGAGCTACAATTGCAACAATCTGGAAAGAAACGCTAATTTTAACTGGAATGACCTTATTTTTTATTGGTCTAAGTGTCAAGAAATATAAAATTAGATTGCAGTAG
- a CDS encoding PhnA domain-containing protein produces MSIDRELNKRSGSQCELCAATENLKVYTVLPTQKGGLDENIYACSTCIDQIETAGSEDLNHWRCLNDSMWSEHIPVQVVAWRMLSRLRSAGWPQELLEQMYLDEDTLAWAQATGEGEDDENKIIHRDSNGVILEHGDSVVLIKDLKVKGSSMVAKQGTAVRNIRLDHENAEYIEGKVDGQTIVIITQYVKKT; encoded by the coding sequence ATGAGTATAGATAGAGAACTAAATAAACGCAGTGGATCCCAATGCGAATTATGTGCCGCAACCGAAAACCTTAAAGTATATACCGTATTACCAACACAAAAAGGAGGTCTTGACGAAAACATTTACGCTTGTAGTACTTGTATAGACCAAATAGAAACAGCAGGTAGCGAAGACCTAAACCATTGGAGGTGTTTAAATGATAGTATGTGGAGTGAACACATCCCAGTTCAAGTAGTGGCTTGGAGAATGTTAAGCCGTTTGCGTTCAGCAGGATGGCCACAAGAATTATTAGAACAAATGTACCTTGACGAAGATACGCTAGCCTGGGCACAAGCTACTGGTGAAGGCGAAGATGACGAAAACAAAATCATACACCGCGATAGCAACGGAGTAATCCTAGAACATGGAGATTCGGTTGTTTTAATCAAAGATTTAAAAGTAAAAGGCTCTAGCATGGTAGCTAAACAAGGAACCGCTGTTCGCAACATCCGCCTAGACCATGAAAACGCTGAATATATTGAAGGAAAAGTCGATGGACAAACAATAGTTATCATCACACAATATGTGAAGAAAACCTAG